One Nostoc sp. UHCC 0302 DNA window includes the following coding sequences:
- a CDS encoding PPC domain-containing DNA-binding protein — MKVFAIRLKPNEDLRQSLKNFANQENIKAGFILSAIGSLQQATIRFANQDVSTVLTDKFEVISLNGTIATTGVHLHIAISDNKGKTLGGHLDNGCIIYTTAEIIIGTSQEFTFNRTFDGQTGYLELEITRNYL; from the coding sequence ATGAAAGTATTTGCTATCCGACTAAAACCTAACGAGGATTTAAGACAAAGTTTAAAAAACTTTGCCAATCAAGAAAATATCAAAGCAGGGTTTATATTAAGTGCGATCGGTAGTTTGCAACAAGCAACAATTCGCTTTGCTAATCAAGATGTTAGTACAGTATTAACTGATAAATTTGAGGTTATATCTCTCAACGGTACAATAGCAACCACAGGTGTACATTTACACATTGCTATTTCTGATAACAAAGGTAAAACTCTTGGTGGACATCTTGATAATGGATGCATTATTTATACAACTGCTGAAATAATTATTGGTACTAGCCAAGAATTTACTTTTAATAGAACTTTTGACGGGCAAACAGGTTACTTAGAACTAGAAATAACTAGGAATTATTTATAA
- a CDS encoding transposase family protein, translated as MILDYIQKYPLRTKQILGISYEQLQSLLNCALKRNRYIKAKQESHKIRINAAGGGRPEKLSTEEQVCLCLFYLRQMPTFQVLGMLFGVSKTEANDTFHDWIPILRDILPASLLEQVSNNESDLLFVQEVLTNFRLLVDSLEQPIYRDSDQKEQQKYFSGKKRQHTLKSLIIGIPEGKDIVEVEVGVPGPTADIKLFRQSQNKFDKSQPFSGDKGFQGGENITTPHKKKPKRELTQQQKDENKALSSNRIFIEHLIRLLKIFRIASQRFRLKLETYEQIILTVCGLVRLRIGSLVLPT; from the coding sequence ATGATTTTAGATTATATACAAAAGTATCCACTACGAACAAAACAGATTTTAGGGATTAGTTACGAACAATTGCAATCACTGCTAAATTGCGCCTTAAAACGAAATCGATACATCAAAGCTAAACAAGAGAGTCATAAAATTAGAATTAATGCGGCTGGTGGTGGTCGTCCCGAAAAGTTATCAACCGAAGAACAAGTATGTTTATGTCTATTTTATCTAAGACAGATGCCAACATTCCAAGTATTAGGAATGCTATTTGGTGTTTCCAAAACCGAAGCTAATGATACATTTCACGACTGGATACCAATTCTTCGTGATATATTACCTGCTAGTTTATTAGAACAAGTATCAAATAATGAAAGTGATTTACTATTTGTTCAAGAAGTATTAACAAATTTTAGGCTATTAGTCGATAGCTTAGAACAGCCAATATATAGGGATTCTGACCAAAAAGAGCAACAGAAATATTTTTCTGGAAAGAAGAGACAACATACATTAAAAAGTCTGATAATTGGCATACCAGAAGGCAAAGATATTGTAGAGGTAGAAGTAGGTGTTCCTGGGCCAACAGCAGATATAAAATTGTTTCGTCAATCTCAAAATAAATTTGATAAATCTCAACCCTTTTCAGGTGATAAAGGCTTTCAAGGAGGTGAGAATATCACTACTCCTCATAAAAAGAAACCAAAACGAGAATTAACTCAACAGCAAAAAGATGAAAATAAGGCTTTATCTAGTAATCGGATATTCATTGAACATTTGATTCGATTACTTAAAATATTCCGCATAGCCTCACAAAGATTTCGCTTAAAGCTTGAGACGTATGAGCAGATTATTTTAACAGTTTGCGGATTAGTTAGGTTAAGAATTGGTAGCTTAGTTCTGCCAACTTAG
- a CDS encoding IS630 family transposase (programmed frameshift) has product MGARLRVFLTPEQDQTLLNLRKQDVPQKVKDRAEIIRLNAHGWYVEKIADHFDCHKKTVTKVLHQWQKLGTEGLWESPGRGGKPKWLEDDMIFLEECLRNEPRTYNSSQLALKLKTERNVEMSADRLRRVLKKGVDWKRTRKSHKGKQDPVARANKQADLDMLELAAATGEIDLKYLDESGFCMWSEPSYTYYFRGEQKRLEQTKRRGRRLSIIGLLQPLISFVYGLVIGGVDRKSYIEMMEKEAKQAQETGRISVIVQDNGPIHRCQEVQQLWKKWESQGLYIFFLPKYCSEMNPIELEWQHLKKDELSGQAFDDELDLAYAVINGVQARGKKNNHNTHRVKFSSRLST; this is encoded by the exons ATGGGTGCGCGTTTAAGGGTATTTCTGACTCCTGAGCAAGACCAAACTTTACTAAATCTGAGAAAACAGGATGTACCACAGAAAGTCAAAGACAGGGCGGAAATAATCAGGCTAAATGCACATGGTTGGTATGTAGAGAAGATAGCAGATCACTTTGATTGTCACAAAAAAACAGTCACAAAAGTTTTGCATCAATGGCAAAAACTGGGCACAGAAGGGCTTTGGGAATCTCCTGGGCGAGGGGGGAAACCAAAGTGGCTTGAGGATGACATGATATTTTTAGAAGAATGCCTCAGAAACGAGCCACGCACATACAATAGTTCTCAGTTAGCTTTGAAGTTGAAAACAGAACGCAACGTTGAGATGAGTGCCGACAGATTAAGACGGGTACTC AAAAAGGGGGTCGATTGGAAACGGACAAGGAAAAGCCATAAAGGAAAACAAGACCCAGTAGCACGAGCAAACAAGCAAGCAGACCTAGACATGTTGGAATTAGCTGCTGCCACTGGTGAAATAGACCTGAAATACCTAGACGAGTCAGGGTTCTGTATGTGGAGCGAACCTAGTTATACATATTACTTTAGAGGTGAGCAAAAACGGTTAGAACAGACTAAACGCCGTGGTCGCAGATTAAGTATTATCGGGCTTCTCCAACCTTTAATCAGTTTTGTTTACGGTTTAGTTATCGGTGGTGTTGACCGTAAATCTTATATAGAAATGATGGAGAAAGAAGCCAAACAAGCCCAAGAAACTGGACGTATCAGCGTGATTGTGCAAGATAACGGGCCAATACATCGCTGCCAAGAAGTTCAACAATTGTGGAAAAAATGGGAAAGTCAGGGTTTGTACATCTTTTTTCTCCCGAAATATTGCTCAGAAATGAATCCAATTGAATTGGAATGGCAACATCTCAAGAAAGATGAGTTATCCGGGCAAGCATTTGATGATGAGCTAGATCTCGCTTACGCCGTCATCAATGGTGTTCAAGCTAGAGGAAAAAAAAACAATCACAACACACATCGTGTAAAATTTAGCTCTAGATTATCAACTTAA
- a CDS encoding dynamin-like GTPase family protein, whose translation MLINALLERELLYSAEGHATGTECRIEYAQVDQERVVLTFLSEAEIREQVASLCQQLGFKTVANINQVDVINLLRQGCEAIIQQEGGENKSERAKQAKALMLLVEGYIANRDRIHTVNNATYSMEQFNFSNLKEAAGYARRGSNSAVLKRIDYYCNHRLLQDGNVIIDTPGIDAPVEKDAQLTYDKIQHPDTSAVVCVLKPAAAGDLAKEETTLLETMRENGGIRDRVFYIFNRIDETWFNAQLRQRLDDLINGQFRDTNRVYKTSGLLGFYGSQIKQTNKHDRFGLDSLFAESVKGLDGKEEIPQFVYAFNNYCVNSGKLASTKFRVSVNGFETPNQNYTRILGDWGNEIIEKLIEDSGIEEFRTAITRYLTEEKRPQLFKNLADDLEDVCIKLKKHYQSTQRDLDSQPREIETMKVQELQRLNQQLQQVGKDFSQHITEEVNQLINNSCEAFEADFRQLQARMIRRLDELLDTFSVAYAYRRATLSHPRNATAPFIAILVEAFYYLANQLEDILIESSQQLVVNFFQRLIEKIRKSEYYRQLYRLLGDDGGIEQTIKTIEKQVTQSLVSAASVECDRFVRESPRFYDEGTFSIYQFRQTLLQTSQGYDAESVIEAEPAIRQLLKLDFEPKVSQTIRKSFRQIINQTLKTQLLPMAVQQADVILQQYPYARAYLEKMLEQEAEEKITNNRRLLSAVEQKIEAYNSAVFAINSCLQAMQLYDHLLPEIGNADFIDITIDSIDIDSSFPSNGFVISDILAEV comes from the coding sequence ATGCTAATTAATGCCCTGTTAGAGAGGGAATTACTATATAGTGCTGAGGGACACGCTACAGGTACAGAATGCAGAATTGAGTATGCACAAGTAGATCAAGAACGTGTTGTTTTAACGTTTTTGAGTGAAGCAGAAATTCGAGAACAAGTAGCTTCTTTGTGTCAGCAATTAGGATTTAAGACAGTAGCTAATATCAATCAAGTCGATGTAATTAACTTGCTACGTCAAGGTTGTGAAGCGATTATCCAGCAGGAGGGTGGTGAGAATAAATCAGAACGTGCAAAACAGGCGAAGGCGTTAATGTTGTTGGTAGAGGGATATATAGCAAACCGCGATCGCATTCACACGGTGAATAATGCTACATATTCAATGGAACAATTTAACTTTTCCAATCTTAAGGAAGCTGCTGGATATGCGCGTCGTGGTAGCAATAGCGCTGTATTGAAACGAATTGATTACTACTGCAATCATCGCTTATTGCAAGATGGAAATGTAATTATTGACACACCTGGTATAGATGCACCAGTAGAGAAGGATGCACAGTTAACTTATGACAAAATTCAACATCCTGATACTTCAGCCGTGGTATGTGTGCTGAAACCTGCGGCGGCGGGTGACTTGGCAAAGGAAGAAACGACACTTTTAGAAACGATGCGGGAGAATGGGGGTATACGCGATCGCGTTTTCTATATCTTCAACCGCATCGATGAAACTTGGTTTAATGCCCAACTAAGGCAAAGATTAGATGATTTAATTAATGGGCAGTTTCGTGATACAAATAGAGTTTATAAAACTAGTGGATTATTAGGCTTTTACGGTAGTCAGATTAAACAGACAAATAAACACGATAGATTTGGTTTAGATTCTCTCTTTGCCGAAAGTGTCAAAGGATTAGATGGTAAAGAAGAAATTCCACAATTTGTCTATGCATTTAACAACTATTGTGTAAATTCAGGCAAGCTTGCTTCTACTAAATTTCGTGTCTCTGTTAACGGTTTTGAAACCCCAAATCAAAATTATACACGGATTCTTGGAGATTGGGGAAATGAAATTATAGAAAAGTTAATTGAAGATAGCGGAATTGAGGAATTTCGCACAGCTATCACTCGTTATCTTACCGAAGAAAAACGTCCACAATTATTTAAAAATCTTGCTGATGACTTGGAAGACGTTTGTATTAAACTCAAAAAACATTATCAAAGTACGCAACGAGATTTAGATAGCCAGCCACGAGAAATTGAAACAATGAAGGTGCAAGAGTTGCAGCGCTTAAATCAGCAACTACAGCAAGTTGGTAAAGACTTTAGCCAGCACATCACAGAAGAAGTTAATCAATTAATTAATAATTCTTGTGAGGCTTTTGAAGCAGATTTTCGGCAACTACAAGCACGAATGATTCGCCGTTTAGATGAATTGTTAGACACTTTTTCTGTTGCTTACGCTTATCGACGCGCAACCCTCAGCCATCCTCGCAATGCTACTGCACCTTTCATTGCCATTTTAGTAGAGGCATTTTATTATTTAGCGAATCAATTAGAAGATATTTTAATTGAGTCTTCTCAGCAACTTGTTGTTAATTTTTTCCAGCGGTTAATCGAAAAGATTCGCAAGTCAGAATATTATCGTCAATTGTATCGTTTGTTAGGTGATGACGGTGGAATTGAACAAACAATCAAAACTATAGAAAAACAAGTTACTCAATCATTAGTTAGTGCAGCTAGTGTAGAGTGCGATCGCTTCGTGCGAGAAAGTCCCAGATTTTACGATGAAGGAACTTTTTCTATATATCAATTTCGTCAGACTTTGCTACAAACTTCTCAAGGTTATGATGCTGAAAGTGTAATAGAAGCAGAACCAGCAATTAGGCAGTTATTAAAGTTGGATTTTGAGCCAAAGGTATCCCAAACTATTCGCAAATCTTTCCGCCAAATCATTAACCAAACTCTCAAAACTCAGCTACTACCAATGGCAGTTCAACAAGCAGATGTAATTTTGCAACAATATCCTTATGCACGTGCTTATTTAGAGAAAATGCTGGAACAAGAAGCTGAAGAGAAGATTACTAATAATCGAAGATTATTAAGTGCTGTTGAGCAAAAGATTGAGGCATATAATTCAGCCGTTTTTGCTATCAACAGTTGTTTGCAAGCGATGCAGTTGTATGACCATTTATTGCCTGAAATAGGTAATGCAGATTTTATAGATATTACTATTGATTCAATAGATATTGATAGCAGCTTTCCTAGCAATGGCTTTGTGATTTCAGATATTTTAGCAGAGGTTTAG
- a CDS encoding HNH endonuclease, which yields MSKTPRIRIPSEVRQYVFQRDKYQCQSCGKITSETNLTIDHIIPLARGGQNDLSNLHTLCFTCNQQKTDNIDTRFRRYFQL from the coding sequence ATGAGTAAAACTCCACGTATTCGCATCCCTTCCGAAGTGAGACAATATGTTTTCCAACGCGACAAATACCAATGCCAAAGCTGTGGAAAAATAACTTCAGAAACTAATCTTACTATCGACCATATCATCCCTCTTGCCCGTGGTGGGCAAAATGATCTCAGCAACTTGCACACTCTTTGCTTCACCTGTAATCAGCAGAAAACAGACAATATTGATACCCGCTTCAGACGCTATTTTCAGCTTTAG
- a CDS encoding DUF3536 domain-containing protein, whose amino-acid sequence MTSAAEMPASSGSTFTLHSDSQNTQQTDPLRTATGVYVTVHGHFYQPPRENPYLDAIERQPSATPFHDWNERIHWECYRPNAFARVLNDRGEVVGIVNNYEYFSFNIGPTLMSWLERYDVEVYQRILEADAKSSQRLHGHGNAIAQVYNHIIMPLANERDKYTQIRWGKEDFRSRFGRDPEGMWLAETGVDYATLEALVAEGIRFIILAPSQALRCRLLPTQDDPNPEWYEVGGSQIDPTRPYRCYLKPTLSNSSSPLSAIPASNGKTDGSVSSHKEELPYIDIFFYDGPISRDMGFSDVVYNSSHFAGRIGSAVRGDHRPAQLISVATDGETFGHHKKGTEKTLAYSFIKEFPQHGWTVTNFAHYLSLNSPTWEVELKPVTAWSCAHGVGRWEDDCGCGGEGGVWHQKWRRPLRDALDWLRDQITEVYEEHGRQLFRDPWQARDEYIHVVRDRSPANVSRFLTRHQTHKLTAAEQVDALRLLEMQRHALLMYTSCGWFFEELSRPEGTQILRYAARALELAGDVAGVQLEKGFLKRLGLAPSNVDDFKHGAEIYRQLVLTAQVGFKQVAAHYAITSLFNNQGSTLNAQHAAQPSLPLTTINTHTKRVYCYTANELDYQLQRMGSLSLVVGHLKLVSEITWESEHLVFAVLHLGGWDFHCCIQKFAGRRDYSQLKEKLFRALQQASAAHTILVMTQLFGDQAFSLQNLFAEERHRIMRLLSQETLTRLGQLYTQAYRDNYGVIMAFHRDEITVPQELQVAAEIALGHRCLATLRSLEQDITEPQMSWNHIVELEAIATEAKHLRCRLNIPEAKQILEQLIMRLLWQMLHDANGSFDADIQQLERLIDVGYQLNLGVSLERSQELYFSCLHSQIIPLCATSLANEDDTNQCRQLFKLGQKLAVDVSMIFNKLG is encoded by the coding sequence ATGACTTCTGCTGCTGAAATGCCGGCTAGCTCTGGCTCAACATTCACGTTACATTCAGATTCTCAAAACACTCAGCAAACCGATCCCCTGAGAACGGCAACTGGTGTTTATGTGACGGTGCATGGTCATTTTTACCAGCCACCGCGGGAAAATCCTTATCTAGACGCTATTGAACGCCAACCAAGTGCGACACCTTTCCATGACTGGAATGAGCGGATTCATTGGGAATGCTACCGTCCGAATGCTTTTGCCAGAGTGTTAAATGACCGTGGCGAAGTAGTGGGGATCGTGAATAACTATGAGTACTTCAGCTTCAACATCGGGCCGACGCTGATGTCGTGGCTAGAGCGCTACGATGTGGAGGTTTATCAGCGGATTTTAGAGGCAGATGCCAAGAGTTCACAACGTTTGCATGGTCACGGTAATGCGATCGCGCAGGTATACAATCACATCATCATGCCCCTGGCGAATGAACGCGACAAATACACCCAAATTCGCTGGGGCAAAGAAGACTTCCGTTCTCGCTTCGGGCGTGATCCCGAAGGTATGTGGCTAGCAGAAACTGGTGTAGATTACGCCACTCTAGAAGCTCTTGTGGCTGAGGGTATACGCTTCATTATCCTTGCACCATCTCAAGCACTGCGCTGTCGTCTCCTACCCACCCAAGATGATCCCAATCCTGAATGGTACGAAGTTGGTGGTAGTCAGATTGATCCCACACGTCCCTACCGCTGTTATTTGAAGCCTACACTCAGTAATTCATCTTCACCTCTGAGTGCGATCCCCGCTAGTAATGGCAAGACTGACGGCTCTGTGTCTTCTCACAAAGAAGAACTACCTTATATAGATATATTTTTCTACGATGGCCCAATATCGCGGGATATGGGTTTTAGTGATGTTGTCTATAATTCCAGCCACTTTGCAGGACGCATTGGTTCAGCGGTGCGTGGGGATCATCGTCCAGCACAATTGATTTCTGTAGCGACGGATGGAGAAACCTTCGGACATCATAAGAAGGGAACCGAGAAAACATTAGCCTACTCTTTTATTAAAGAGTTTCCGCAGCACGGTTGGACAGTCACGAACTTCGCCCACTACCTCAGCTTAAATTCTCCTACTTGGGAAGTTGAATTAAAGCCAGTTACTGCCTGGAGTTGCGCTCACGGTGTTGGCAGATGGGAAGATGATTGTGGTTGCGGTGGGGAAGGGGGTGTTTGGCATCAGAAATGGCGTCGTCCTTTGCGCGATGCCTTAGATTGGCTGCGGGATCAGATAACAGAGGTATATGAGGAACACGGCAGGCAGTTATTTCGTGATCCCTGGCAAGCACGGGATGAATATATTCATGTGGTGCGCGATCGCTCTCCTGCCAATGTCAGCCGTTTCCTTACCCGTCATCAAACCCACAAACTAACAGCAGCAGAACAAGTAGATGCCTTGCGCTTGCTGGAAATGCAGCGCCATGCTTTGTTGATGTACACCAGTTGCGGCTGGTTTTTTGAAGAACTTTCTCGCCCAGAAGGAACGCAGATTCTGCGCTACGCCGCCCGTGCTTTGGAACTGGCGGGAGATGTCGCTGGTGTGCAGTTAGAAAAAGGCTTCCTCAAACGTCTTGGTTTAGCTCCCAGCAATGTCGATGACTTCAAACATGGTGCAGAAATTTATCGCCAGTTAGTGTTAACTGCTCAAGTTGGTTTCAAGCAAGTAGCAGCCCATTACGCCATTACTTCTCTGTTTAACAATCAGGGATCAACGCTCAACGCTCAACACGCTGCTCAACCCTCGCTTCCGCTAACAACAATAAATACTCATACAAAACGAGTTTATTGTTACACCGCCAATGAGCTAGATTACCAACTGCAACGCATGGGATCGCTGAGTCTCGTAGTAGGGCATTTAAAGTTAGTATCAGAAATTACTTGGGAAAGCGAGCATTTAGTATTTGCTGTTCTACATTTGGGAGGCTGGGATTTCCACTGCTGTATTCAAAAATTTGCTGGACGGCGTGACTACAGTCAATTAAAAGAAAAGCTGTTTAGAGCGCTGCAACAGGCTAGTGCGGCTCATACCATCTTGGTGATGACGCAGCTATTCGGGGATCAAGCTTTCAGCTTGCAAAATCTCTTTGCTGAAGAACGCCACCGGATTATGCGGCTGTTAAGTCAGGAAACACTGACACGTTTAGGACAGCTTTATACCCAGGCATACCGTGATAATTATGGTGTGATCATGGCGTTTCATCGGGATGAAATCACAGTGCCGCAAGAATTGCAAGTAGCCGCAGAGATAGCTTTAGGACATCGCTGTCTGGCAACATTGCGATCGCTTGAGCAAGACATCACCGAACCGCAAATGAGTTGGAATCACATAGTAGAATTAGAGGCGATCGCCACCGAAGCAAAACATCTGCGTTGTCGGTTGAATATTCCTGAAGCGAAGCAGATATTAGAACAGTTGATTATGCGCTTGCTTTGGCAAATGTTGCATGATGCCAATGGCAGTTTCGATGCAGATATCCAACAGTTGGAAAGGTTGATTGATGTAGGGTATCAGCTAAATCTGGGCGTTTCTCTAGAGCGATCCCAAGAACTATACTTTAGCTGTCTGCACAGTCAAATAATACCGTTGTGTGCCACTAGTCTTGCTAATGAAGACGATACTAATCAGTGTCGTCAGTTGTTCAAATTGGGGCAGAAGTTAGCTGTTGATGTCAGCATGATTTTTAATAAGTTGGGTTAG